The Ostrinia nubilalis chromosome 17, ilOstNubi1.1, whole genome shotgun sequence genome contains a region encoding:
- the LOC135079711 gene encoding putative mediator of RNA polymerase II transcription subunit 26 isoform X2: protein MKSFAVILLCTIVACSARPEWNGYQGWNQGSGLNNANQAQQGVNNVANQPSYQNLNKVANQGVNNIGYNNQAYNNAANQASYQDVNNIANQVYQGVNNGANQAQQNVNNNQVSYQNVANQASYQNSNNVANQEVNNVANQASYQNVNNVANQASYQNVNNVANQASYLNNLNNAAIQGSQRVNQWQGKNWNVNRYTGQQAEETSTAWQNYASDVTNFAKNVIAESNQAQPQSQPQAQPQPQVQPQVQPQVQPQVQPQVQPQVQPQAQPQPQAKEQYANQVSPVAYQNSYPVGNQAANQNAYQVGNQNAYQAVNQNAYQAVNQNAYQVGNQNAYQPLNQVGNQAVNENAYQVGYQNANQVSNQNAYQPLNQVGNQAVNENAYQSVNQNAYQVSKQNAYQVGNQNAYQVPNQNTYQNWNQAGNQARNQAVNENAYQVGNQNSYQPWNQAGNKVNEGTYQEPSQAVKQNTPQVGNPAVNQEAAQKENQAVNQADQE, encoded by the exons ATGAAGTCTTTCGCCGTA ATCCTTCTTTGCACTATTGTTGCCTGCTCGGCGAGGCCAG AATGGAATGGCTACCAAGGTTGGAACCAAGGGTCAGGTCTAAACAACGCTAACCAAGCACAACAAGGCGTGAACAATGTTGCTAATCAGCCTTCATACCAAAACTTAAACAAAGTTGCCAACCAAGGAGTGAACAACATTGGCTACAACAACCAAGCCTACAACAATGCTGCTAACCAGGCCTCATACCAGGACGTAAACAACATCGCTAACCAAGTGTATCAAGGTGTAAATAACGGCGCTAACCAAGCCCAACAAAATGTGAATAACAATCAAGTCTCATACCAAAACGTTGCTAACCAGGCTTCATACCAAAACTCAAACAACGTTGCCAACCAGGAAGTCAACAATGTTGCTAATCAGGCCTCATACCAAAACGTCAACAACGTTGCTAACCAGGCCTCATACCAAAACGTCAACAACGTTGCTAACCAAGCCTCATACCTGAATAACCTGAACAATGCTGCCATCCAAGGCTCCCAAAGAGTGAATCAATGGCAAG gTAAAAATTGGAACGTAAATCGCTACACAGGACAGCAAG CTGAGGAAACCTCTACGGCCTGGCAAAACTACGCAAGCGATG TTACTAACTTTGCCAAGAACGTCATTGCTGAATCCAACCAAGCTCAACCTCAATCTCAACCTCAAGCTCAACCTCAACCTCAAGTTCAACCTCAAGTTCAACCTCAAGTTCAACCTCAAGTTCAACCTCAAGTTCAACCTCAAGTTCAACCTCAAGCTCAACCTCAACCTCAAGCCAAGGAACAGTACGCAAACCAAG TAAGCCCTGTCGCATACCAAAATTCGTACCCAGTCGGAAACCAAGC CGCGAACCAAAATGCTTACCAAGTCGGTAACCAAAACGCTTACCAAGCCGTTAACCAGAACGCTTACCAAGCCGTTAACCAGAACGCTTACCAAGTCGGCAACCAAAACGCTTACCAACCATTGAACCAAGTTGGAAACCAAGCCGTCAACGAGAACGCTTACCAAGTCGGTTACCAAAACGCTAACCAAGTCAGTAACCAAAACGCCTACCAACCATTGAACCAAGTTGGAAACCAAGCCGTGAATGAAAACGCTTACCAATCCGTTAACCAGAACGCTTACCAAGTTTCAAAGCAAAACGCTTACCAAGTTGGTAACCAAAACGCTTACCAAGTTCCAAACCAAAACACTTACCAAAACTGGAACCAAGCCGGAAACCAAGCCAGAAACCAAGCCGTGAACGAAAACGCTTACCAAGTCGGTAACCAAAACTCTTACCAACCCTGGAACCAAGCTGGAAACAAGGTGAACGAAGGAACTTACCAAGAGCCAAGCCAAGCCGTTAAACAAAACACTCCCCAAGTTGGAAACCCCGCCGTGAACCAAGAAGCTGCTCAGAAAGAAAATCAAGCTGTGAACCAGGCTGACCAAGAATAG
- the LOC135079709 gene encoding holotricin-3-like produces the protein MAFKIACVLLTLAVACYGMPHYGGGPGNGGYNQGGQGGFGQGQGGFGQGGHSGQSGFGGPQGGFGGPGSQGGHGQGGFGQGGHGQQGFGQGGHGQQGFGQGGFGHQSDQGYGQGGHGQQGFGQGGHGQQGFGQGGHGQQGFGQGGQGQQGFGQGGHGQHHGGYQEHGY, from the exons ATGGCATTCAAG ATTGCTTGTGTACTGTTGACGTTGGCTGTCGCCTGCTACG GCATGCCTCACTACGGCGGTGGCCCCGGTAACGGCGGATACAACCAGGGAGGCCAGGGTGGATTCGGACAAGGACAGGGTGGATTCGGCCAGGGAGGACACAGCGGACAAAGTGGATTCGGTGGTCCTCAGGGCGGCTTCGGTGGTCCTGGATCACAAGGTGGCCACGGACAGGGAGGATTCGGACAAGGTGGTCACGGACAACAAGGATTCGGTCAGGGTGGTCACGGACAACAAGGATTCGGTCAGGGTGGTTTCGGTCACCAATCCGACCAAGGATACGGCCAGGGTGGTCACGGACAGCAGGGCTTCGGTCAGGGCGGTCACGGACAACAGGGCTTTGGTCAGGGCGGTCACGGACAACAGGGTTTCGGTCAGGGAGGTCAAGGACAACAGGGTTTCGGCCAGGGAGGTCACGGACAACACCACGGAGGCTACCAGGAACACGGCTACTAA
- the LOC135079711 gene encoding putative mediator of RNA polymerase II transcription subunit 26 isoform X1: MKSFAVILLCTIVACSARPEWNGYQGWNQGSGLNNANQAQQGVNNVANQPSYQNLNKVANQGVNNIGYNNQAYNNAANQASYQDVNNIANQVYQGVNNGANQAQQNVNNNQVSYQNVANQASYQNSNNVANQEVNNVANQASYQNVNNVANQASYQNVNNVANQASYLNNLNNAAIQGSQRVNQWQGKNWNVNRYTGQQAEETSTAWQNYASDVTNFAKNVIAESNQAQPQSQPQAQPQPQVQPQVQPQVQPQVQPQVQPQVQPQAQPQPQAKEQYANQVSPVAYQNSYPVGNQAVNQGSYQVPNQAANQNAYQVGNQNAYQAVNQNAYQAVNQNAYQVGNQNAYQPLNQVGNQAVNENAYQVGYQNANQVSNQNAYQPLNQVGNQAVNENAYQSVNQNAYQVSKQNAYQVGNQNAYQVPNQNTYQNWNQAGNQARNQAVNENAYQVGNQNSYQPWNQAGNKVNEGTYQEPSQAVKQNTPQVGNPAVNQEAAQKENQAVNQADQE, from the exons ATGAAGTCTTTCGCCGTA ATCCTTCTTTGCACTATTGTTGCCTGCTCGGCGAGGCCAG AATGGAATGGCTACCAAGGTTGGAACCAAGGGTCAGGTCTAAACAACGCTAACCAAGCACAACAAGGCGTGAACAATGTTGCTAATCAGCCTTCATACCAAAACTTAAACAAAGTTGCCAACCAAGGAGTGAACAACATTGGCTACAACAACCAAGCCTACAACAATGCTGCTAACCAGGCCTCATACCAGGACGTAAACAACATCGCTAACCAAGTGTATCAAGGTGTAAATAACGGCGCTAACCAAGCCCAACAAAATGTGAATAACAATCAAGTCTCATACCAAAACGTTGCTAACCAGGCTTCATACCAAAACTCAAACAACGTTGCCAACCAGGAAGTCAACAATGTTGCTAATCAGGCCTCATACCAAAACGTCAACAACGTTGCTAACCAGGCCTCATACCAAAACGTCAACAACGTTGCTAACCAAGCCTCATACCTGAATAACCTGAACAATGCTGCCATCCAAGGCTCCCAAAGAGTGAATCAATGGCAAG gTAAAAATTGGAACGTAAATCGCTACACAGGACAGCAAG CTGAGGAAACCTCTACGGCCTGGCAAAACTACGCAAGCGATG TTACTAACTTTGCCAAGAACGTCATTGCTGAATCCAACCAAGCTCAACCTCAATCTCAACCTCAAGCTCAACCTCAACCTCAAGTTCAACCTCAAGTTCAACCTCAAGTTCAACCTCAAGTTCAACCTCAAGTTCAACCTCAAGTTCAACCTCAAGCTCAACCTCAACCTCAAGCCAAGGAACAGTACGCAAACCAAG TAAGCCCTGTCGCATACCAAAATTCGTACCCAGTCGGAAACCAAGCTGTGAACCAAGGCTCTTACCAAGTTCCAAACCAAGCCGCGAACCAAAATGCTTACCAAGTCGGTAACCAAAACGCTTACCAAGCCGTTAACCAGAACGCTTACCAAGCCGTTAACCAGAACGCTTACCAAGTCGGCAACCAAAACGCTTACCAACCATTGAACCAAGTTGGAAACCAAGCCGTCAACGAGAACGCTTACCAAGTCGGTTACCAAAACGCTAACCAAGTCAGTAACCAAAACGCCTACCAACCATTGAACCAAGTTGGAAACCAAGCCGTGAATGAAAACGCTTACCAATCCGTTAACCAGAACGCTTACCAAGTTTCAAAGCAAAACGCTTACCAAGTTGGTAACCAAAACGCTTACCAAGTTCCAAACCAAAACACTTACCAAAACTGGAACCAAGCCGGAAACCAAGCCAGAAACCAAGCCGTGAACGAAAACGCTTACCAAGTCGGTAACCAAAACTCTTACCAACCCTGGAACCAAGCTGGAAACAAGGTGAACGAAGGAACTTACCAAGAGCCAAGCCAAGCCGTTAAACAAAACACTCCCCAAGTTGGAAACCCCGCCGTGAACCAAGAAGCTGCTCAGAAAGAAAATCAAGCTGTGAACCAGGCTGACCAAGAATAG